The sequence AGGGTGAGGCGGAaggccaggctgcagctccccctCTACAGCTTGGTTTGTACAACCAGGGACAGACTGTCGTGCTACAACACGAGCAAATATATTAGAAAGTGAGAGCAGCGCAGCAAATGGTCTGTTACATTTGCTGGGCTAGGCAGAAACAAAAGCCAGGCTCGGACCATTTGCTAAACACAGCAAATCGGTGCTCACTGACTCTTCTTCGGGGAGGCTGAAGGGGAAAGGTTTTCCTTGACATTTCAACTTAAAGTAttgccagctctgcagaaataattCACTCCTGAtggacacagcactgctgttAGACCCATTAGTTTAACAGCCTCCCAGACACGGAGGGTAAAGCCCTGAATAAATcacaacaaatgaaaatactgttagCAGTTTcataatttaatgaaaaagtaCTTGTAAAAAGGGGACATCTGAAAAAGACCGAGTCCATCTTGGaaaattgaatatatatatatttatatatataaaacaaaatgcaaaaacacaaaaaaaaatgacaaataaggTTAAGAGGTAATACTTCAAACAGTTAGCCACCGAACACACAATAAAAACTAGCAAATGCACTTTGGGGACAATACTTGAGAACTACGTAACCAAGGGCTCCTTCATATATCTAttaaaatcatgtaaaaatTAGCAAAACCATTGCCCAGGCGGGAAACAACTGAATTAATAACCCCAGAAGAGCAGAAATGCTGAGTTTTGCTGAAGCACCATTTTCCTCCCCTCCGCCATATGCTTCTGGCCACAAAATGGCATGAACGCTTTGCCAGCCTCCCACGTAAGTGTTCCCAACGCAAGCTTCATAAAATTTTGTGACCAGTAAGAGGATTACTAATAAATATCGAAGGAAAACTAAGAGAGTCAGAACTGGaatacaaatgaacaaacatttgTTTACTTATTCTGAGTGACCCATGGCTTAGAACACAAAGcatttcccattaaaataaaatatgtggaAACCTAAAATGCTACTGCATATTTACaccaaaagaaataattttgaagataCAGCTCTAGAAAGACAAATTACACAAATATACATAAAATCAagaagtggggagaaaaaaaaaaaagaaactgcatgaAGCAAATAGAGCAGGATTGCTAAGGATGCCGTTtcgtgtttttatttcattaaagcCCTCCAGCCCCTGACTTGCTAGTCCTATTGCAACGAGGGAGATTTCAAAGCTTAAACCAAATCTAAAAGCGTTGTTATTTCCCAAACTAAAAGCAGTAAATTAAGataatggagaagaaaaacatgctgTTTGGCTTCTGCATAGTCATCGTCACACTGGGTGCTGACCTTTCATTTGTAGGGAAAATGAGCCCCCATCTGAACAGAGGCGTGCGGGATGCCCTACGCAGCCCATGTCCCAGCTCAGCCGGTGACTGGGGACAGAGGATGCTGCGGATTTATGGAACGTACGGCAtttcagagaggaaaagtgCAGTTACTCTGTTGATCAACACAACACGGTCTAGAACACAAGAAATTTGTCCGCATTCAAGCAGAAATCCCAGACGAAATAAACAAACCGAAAAGGGTTTCCCCTCCCTTCTCGCTTCCTCAACAGAGGTTGAAGTTTAAACGCTGGTTAACAACTGATTTTAAAgcacgttaaaaaaaaagttttagtttGGGAAACAGCAACTGATCCAGAGGTTGAAAAGCAGCTTAACGTAACCATAAattttcagcaataaaaaaaacatactcCAAATGATGACTGGCTAAAATTTCACAGGCCTAGATGCCAGAAGTGAGGCTCCTAAGCCCACATTGAGGCAGCTAGGGTTGAAAATTCGTGCCTAAATAAAAAATTCaggcaaaattatttctaattcatctaattttaaaaacaccagGTACAAACACCTCCGGATGtgaaatttcagtttcaagAGGAACCTGGCATCACCGGTGATTGCCTAAATGTAAGTGtcaaatagcatttttctttgaagtagTACATCTACTTTTGTAAACACTATCCACAAAATTAGCCATCTGTACTTGTTAGCTGggtaaaatatttacaagtgcATCCCACAACAAGCAACTATgtacagagattaaaaaaaatgaagtactaGAAGTtgtatatttacaaaataagcaaataattgCGAAGAGAAACACGACCTTCAGCAAGAGCAGGGACCGGGGGCACGTCTAGAGGTCAGTGAGTTTGGCAGCGCCAGCGACGCCGGCTTCCACCCTCCGCGAGGAGCCCGCAAACGCCACCGCCGTTCGAGGCCCCGCGCGGAAGGGGCCGTCGCCTAGTAGTCGCTTTGGGCCTGATCCAGCAGAGCGCTTGGGCACGGGCTGGGCCACCCgagggaaagcagcagggttTTTCATGCGCTCAGCTTTCTCGCGCGTCCCCAAGTGCCTTGCTGGATCAACGCCACGCGGCAGGTGCTGTAAGGACGCGGTTTTAGCGTCTCCgtctgcagccccctgcagcgCGCTCGAGCAATGCAAGGACTCCTCTATTACCTGTCCAGCGCCACACGGCTGACATAGCGTGAGCACCTTGCCTCGCACGCACGCTGGCAAGGAGGAAGCAGTTTCCTGAATTTACGCCAGGCCCAACCGCCTCACGCTTCCCCAGATGTTAACCTCTAATAAACCCCGTCCATTTCTACGCGACTCTGCAGTAACTCGGTTAGCCTCGCGAAGGCTGCAAGCCAATTCACAGTTGAACAAAACGACTCCCATTGCTCCGtcctcccccatcccctcctgcaGTTCTTCCTGTCGTAGGTCCTGTACTGGTTTCTGGAACCTGTTGATGCTGAGCTTTGCACTGGTACACCGGAATACATAAAGGCTGAGTTACCCCGCGGGGGCTTCTAATCACCTTTGTACCGAACCGTGAGAAATcatattctttttgtttctacTGTGACAATCTCTTCCGAAGTCCTTACTTGGGCTTTCTCTCTCCGAGCTACTCCGTCGTAACCTCACTTGCTCTTTATTTTCGTCACTTTCTGCTTCAGAGTCACTCAGCTCTAAGTCGGGACAGTACCCGTCGTTGTCCTGGTACGGAGCACCTTCGAGCGTCTGCTTGCTCCACAAGCGCTCTTTCGTCGCGAGTCTTCTCGTTGGCTTTTCACAGCACCGGAGATCTTCCGTGGTCCTCACCAGACTGTTGGTAGCCTCTTTGAAGGACCGGCTAAAATGTTCCATGGTGGATTTCCTGAAGCCGCTCTGGCTGGCCAAATGAGCTGCGAGCACGGACTCCTGCTCGTAGGGCGTCTGGCTGGAGCTGTCCCTCTGGCTcacgtccccagccctgcccagcatCAGCCCGTTGGACTTGGCCGCCAGCCGCGAGTTCTCCTGCTGCGCCCGCCCGTTCCCGATGGAAGCCTGTCCGTGCAGGGCCGCCTGCAGCGCCAGGGGCTTCCCGGACGGCTGGCCCCGGTGAAACTCCGGCACCTGCACGGGGCCGGAATCCTTCGCCTCGCCGCGAGGCTTGCCGATCCCCGCCGTGACAAGCAACCCGTTGCTTCTGCTGTCGTGCTGATACCTGGAGTACGATTTCGCTTTGATTTCGTAGGGTTCCTTTGACATCGGCACGCTCCTTTTGCTGTACACAGTGCTGTTGTTGTCAGGAGAGAGCGGTCTGTTGCCAGGCTTCAGCGAGTTATTTTTGCAATCTCCTAGTGCTGATTTGGGCATTTTTAACTTCAGGGTGATCCTGGGAGGTGGGTAGAACAGTGTGTTCTCTAGTGCACTTGTCAGGGTGTGGCCTGTATGAGAGAAAGATGAGGGAgcagaagaagagaagacttttaaaaaagaggGTAATCATACTGTCACCTGTAGAGTTTTATAGTGCATTAAAAGGTTATTCAGCAGTAAGAAGCATCTGCAAACAATTAGTGTGAAATTATTTTAGGACATTGCAGACAAGTCAGAATAATGAAGACTGCTCCAAATTGTCTACCATTTCAAAATTTAGGTAAGCATTTTAGCATTTcgattaaaaaaacaacagcgTGCCCTTTTACAGGGCTTTAAGCCAGTGAATTGAACCAGCTTCGAGACATGACAGAAGTAGTTCCAACAAAGCTATAAAAAAGGTTCACATTCAGCTTTGGATAGAGAAGAAACAATGCTTCAAACTGAGTTGCAGTTTGGACTTGGttcagctctgctttgtattctaAAATTCTCTATGCTTTAGAAGTCTTTTCACTCTGATGTGTGAGTCTTTATTATATTGTACACACACATTGCCATTGCAAAATatctctcaaaatattttactaagttttaaaaaaagcacttgGTTTTGTAAAGACGTAAATTTAGTACACATTTCtcataaaatttatttacacAAAATCAAAGTGCTGCAGAGTACTGCTGCTCCCGCAAAGAGCTAGTCTGATCTAAAccagctgaaaaacaacaaacaaacaaaacccaccacctTGTCAGTACTAATGAAACTTATCCATGTTTCAGGGGTAGACAGAAAACCACAATGGCTTCACTCTAAATTGGTTACGAAAAACACAGTGTGTATCTTGAATGAACATCAAGATCATTATTTCACAATTGCAGAAATAGTTGACTTcccaattaagaaaaaaaaaaaaagcaattgcacTGTAACATATACTATTCCTCTTTCCAAATGTTGTGTTCCTCATTTCAGGGCACAATTTTAGTAAAAATTAAGGGCAGAGTTGGTTTCGGTACATCAACATTCCAAAACAGTTACTGCTCGCTGTTAAAAACCAGAGTGCTTAGGCTCTTTTTGAAGGAAGGGACAGTAACTGAGATCACAAGCTAAGAAATGCCCCTTCATGTTGCTCATCAAGTATTCAAGGCAACACGAGAACAGCCATTCCTATCAGTCACTCTTCTCTTTTGCCTGAGGAAATTAACTACAGCAAGCAAAAGAACTTCTCGGTGGGAGAGCAGAGCTTGCTGTGAGGAAACAGCACCATAAAACAGCAGCCCAAAGAAGCAAAAACCTAGAGATCACCATCAGCTCATTTCTGCTATGCGGATTCCACAGTGATTGATAACTTATAGGCATATGCCCAAGAATGAAAGATCCAAGTTAAGATGTTAAAACATTAAAGTCTTTCGTGGATGTTGGTAGTTTCATTGACTGAATATTTGAAGACAATTTTTAAGGCAGCTCTCAAATGTTAAAACACTACGCAAGAACATAATGAGAACACAGAATTTTCTAGTTTATACACAGTTATAATTTGTACATATTTTACACTTCTGTGATTACCTGCAGCAATTTCCTGATTAATGAGCTGGACTTGCAAATTGAAGACCTGTTCATGTACTTTACTGTGAGACAACTTCagtttctctctcctgcttACCATGTAGCAGAGATTTCTTACCTACCGAGAAATAATAAGAGACTTagcatcaaattaaaaaaaaaaaaaatctgtcggaaaaaaaatgtatccacAACAGaattataaacattttatgAGCAATATCCCTTGGCAAATATCTCATGAATGATACTAAACATATGTAAccatgaatttaaaacaaatcctgaatttttttaattaccagtTTAATGAACGTCTTGAACGTATTCTGCAAGACAGCAGAATGTGTTTTCACCTACGAGAACagtaagcaaacaaaatgctagtcaaaagaaaaagcacgTAATCTCTAAGACTTGCTTGTTGGTAAGCCTACTTCAGCCGCACGCTATGTTGGGGACGTTACTGCAGTCAGTACTCCAGTCTCCTGGAATTTCCTTGTGAAATTCTTTACAGAATGATTTTCAAGAGCTAAACTAAGTTTGTTTCTCCTAGAATTACTGCAACATTTGAAAGTATACCTTTTTACAAAGCTACCCAATAGAGCTGGCTAGTTTAGACCATAATTAACACATAGATCACCCCTAAAAGAACACTGCAGCTTCTCGTGACTTTCACACATTTGGCTGATGCATTTAGCAGTTTATTTTCAGACTGCATGGCAGATCCACATAGTTCTACTTTCACTACTTGTTTGAATTAACAGCAGTATTTCCACCTCGTGtaaggaaaacaggaagaggCACTGCAAGTTTGTAATACTGACCCGAAAGAGCAGGCACAACACAGAATAAACATAGGGGCTGGCTGAATGATATCTGCCAAGCGTACTTCCCCGAACACCTAACTTCAGCTGTTCAGAAACTGGAACCTCTCTCCCGATGAAGGAAATTCCAAAATtcccaaatttattttcatcccAAGACATAACTGAACTGGAAATTTTGTGACACAAGTCGTTCAGAAACTCCGAAAGACATTTCAAACTGTGAAGCACTTCTACTCCATGTAAGTGCATCAATTTCAGCACAATTAGACGCAAACCAACCACTCTTTGAACACAAGGAAAAGCTTGAAATGCtttcttgaaagagaaaaacaaaaacaaaacaacaacaaaaaaaccaccaccaaaccctccattcaaagcttttttttttttttttttttttttttttttttttttaaaaataaggacCCACATTTGAAGTCCTGGAAAAAGAGATCCAAGCTTGAATACGCCTTAGATTCACTACCCATCTCTAAGCTCTTGCAAACTACAGGTGATCAGCAGCCCCAGGTGGCAACAAGCCTGGCTTCCTCCGCCGCCAGCTGCCAGAAGGCGGCACTCTGTGGGGCTGCCAGAAGAAATACCTACTCTGGATTTTCCTCAAGAACTCCACCTTTTCCAAATGCTGGCTAGCGATCTCCAAGATCCCAACTAGATACTGGTAAAAAGATAATTTCCTTTTCATCCTGCTCAGCAAAGCCACAAGCAGTGCTAGACTCGGCGGGTTGTTTTCCAGCTGCTCACCAACAGCAGCACCTCGGgcagccatgggcagggaaatCGCCCAGCTCAAGAGCGCGAGCAGTGATTCAGCCTGCCCGCTACCTAGGCTAGCCCACACCAGCACGCTGCCCAAGAGGAGAGGTGAGTAAGGGACCTGAATCAGAAGTCACGGGAAGCTGTATGAGCACGGGCCagcattcttcttctttgtcCGTGAAGCCAAGAAGCCTCTGGGGTAGTTAACCACCCAGAACTTCACCCAATCGCCCTCAAACCATGATgatgttttaatgtatttttagaatTCTACAAAAGCTTAAGGCAcactcaccaaaaaaaaaatacttgctgcTTTACCTATGCAAATTGATTTTTCCACATCCAGAATTAGCTAACATTTACCATTTTACCTTAACCAttataatcacatttttaagtACAAATCAAGAGTCCCTCCATGCCACGACAACGTAGAAGAGAAGAATTTGTCAAGCCTGCCCCATTCCTTCACTGTTTGaacttattttgtttcataaagtaactttttttttgtcctgaacACCTAAGGAGTATCACTAGCAACTACCACAGCTCATTCAAATAAGTTTACTCTATTTATATTGAAACCAAAGAGTCAATTACCAAATATGCCCATTGTGGGCAGAAACATGCATCTTAAAATATGTACAGGAGAAACCTCTAAGCAAGTCAGGAAGCATGGCTTTCACATTGGATCTCACTGGACTGAAAAGGGACAGCTCCTCAAAGTCTCTGCAGTGTGCAATGCAGTGTATCACAAGAATGGAGTTGAAGGCCTTaccttttattattactgttattttaaaaatcatctcCCTGTGCTCCTCCCGTTCCCACTTTTGTCCAAAGACAAAGCTGCTGATCACCTGCACgcagtttttcaaaactttacCAGTTAAACTCTTACCCTCTCTAGGTCCTGCCTCAAATGCATGAACATCCTCATGCGAGTATGAATGCTATCTTCTTTTGGCTGCACTAAGCCATTTTCTTCATCCTCCTTGGGAGGAAACAATGGTTTGTTAAAGTTACTTTTTCGCTTTAATTTCCAGTAATTGTAGATGAAGTCTACAGCAAGTTTAGGAAGACCCAGTTCTGCTGCAACATCCTCCACTTTAACAAGTGAGTAAAACTCTTCTTCCAGCTCTCGGAGTTTCTGGGCTCGCAAACTGGTTTTCTCGCTCTCCGTTTGCTTCTGGTCTGACATATTTTTGGGATGCTCATCAACGTCAGGCAGCGAATTCTGTTTGTTCTTGCTGTGCTTTAGACAATACGACTTGAACTTGACCTCATCCCCGTCATCCAGGATAGTCTTCATCTCTAAGCTATGCTCGAAGGCACAGGTGACATGAAAGGCAGTGATGCAGCTTTTCACGGAGCActacaaatggaagaaaaaagaaaacaacacttaAGTCACTAAGACTAGCAatgaaccagaaaaaaatatatcctcaTTACATCAAAGTTTATCCCTATCAAATCATATCTCCTAAGCACTCTTAGAAGTATCTGTTGATCTCTTCCAAGTTGGTATCATGTGactttgtattttctcatttttgaaCACCGTTCCGTGGAAGGATCCACCTCTGATCTACATGCTACCAGTACTTGCACTTCTCAGGCTTGCTCAAAAGAAGGCAACTCAGACCATCTCCTAACTCTCTACGCTGGAGTGCTTAGGGAACTGATTTGTTAGCAAACAGCTATGAAAAAGTAGGCAGCTATCCTACAGTTGTCTTCATCATAACATCTCCAAATAcaggaagaacaaaattaaaaaaaaaatccccatctCACAGGCTCAAGAGTCACAGGAAAACAAGTACATACCTGAATGCAAGCACCAGTTTTCAGTTTGCATAAACTACACACTAAAGCCCATCGACTTGGTGGAATGTGAGACACCTTTGTGATCGGCTCCATCCTTTCTGGGCAAGCAATACtaacctgaaaacaaaaaacggCATGGAAAACAGTTACCAAGGCAATAAAAACAAGCTCTCTGCTAATACCAGAACAAGAAGTATGACCACATATTTATCTCATTCACAGATATCTATGTGCTCGTGCTTCTTAGCAAGTGACCCCAGAAGATCCTGCATGAAGAAAACCATGTTGAGGAATACAATTAGTTTAACCTGGTGGCTAGAAGTTGTGACTCTTCAGAAGATTTTAGGCATCTGCAGCATGCCTTGTTATGAACCATTTAAGAGACTACAGTAAATGATGGCAAAGTTTATTCCCTttcaattctgtatttttcttctgtgctgcttaAACAGATCTGATTTAAAAAGTACCAAAACGCAAGCTAGTCAGAACAAAACAGGAACGCTTACTCACACTTACCTGAAAAGTTTCCTTCTTTAAGATCCACAGATCCACTACAAGAGCTACTTCTGCCAGCTCACAATTTGGGACAGAACCAGATCTATCAGTCAGCAGCCAGGGAAAGCCTCGCTTTCTGGCTTTACCTCCACTGAGCGCTCCCAGTGCGAGAGGTGACTCTAAAACACTTTCCTAAGTCTCGATGCCAGTCTCTAAAAGCTTGGATTTTGACACTTACACAAAGAAGAAACACTTTTAGAATTTAGCGTTTGTGTGCTAAGGAAGGCTACCTGCtggaaacagaaatgcagtGCAATTCTAGCTAGAAAGATCTCCATGCTTCATATGAGTGATTGACCAGAGCAGACCGGTGGTGGGATAAGGAACTCTTCGCAAAAGGGTCAAAACGAAGAATTCAAAGAAAGGAGGTTTCTAGGTCACGTTCTGTGGCACTGTGAGGTCAGAATAAAACTGATTCCTTAAGAAAGTAGTCAAGACTGAGacttgaaaagttttttttttttttttttaagaggagcTTAAGAGCATTACATTACAGTAATTTTCATAGATTATTCTTCCAACAACATAATAAGTCTCTTCTAGGGAAATCCACATCATACAATTAGTTTAAGACATGATAATTAAACTGTTGCCTTTACAAGGGCCAACAAACTAAGCTGGGTATGCTAGCTTCCCTTTTGGGGTATTTCAGCAATCACCTGATGCACACACTCATTTTAAAACCTGCTTAATCCCTAAGGAAGCAAGGCAGACATCCTCTGTGAGGTAGACTTTTCCAAGACAGCAGCGCCACGCTGATCAAGTCTAAGAGTCAGAGCCACTATGCTCAAACTGagtatttttgttacttttccTTATCTTTTGCATTGTTTTGAGCATCAGTCAAGTAGGTGGGAAAGACAGCTTTGCAAGAGATTACTTGGTTcatcattttcacattttaggAAGTTGATCGGCAGTTCATAGACTAATGACAAAAACTGACTCAAATAAGATTTATATTTGTTATAGTAATTCAACCTCCAATCCTCCGCTTGCAAGCCACATCTTCTGGAATATGCCGAGGTCAGCCAGTGCTGCGTGACGTTTCCATTCAGCCCAGTGACAGGCACAAGCGCACGTCACTGAACTCCAGAACCCACGAGTCCCATCATTGGGTGTGCTTCAGCCTTCTCTTGGACCAAAACCAGAGTCAGAAAGATTGGTGCGGAAAACCAACAAGACTTTGCACCTAGAAGCCAGCAGTATCAATCACTGTTTTGATACCGGGAGAAACCACCAGttcaaatcatttaaaaaaaaaaaaaaaaagcaagatgaggaaaagaaacaagctgCGACCCATCTGCCAGAACTAAAACCTAATTCTGAGAAATCTTTGTTAGAAAGGTAGCGGGATGCTCCAGAGAGATCCCGGAGAGGACAAGAAGGAGAATGCGGAGGCAGTATGTGATGCATTCATCAGGTAGAGATGAGGAACAGTTTCATCTTTTGTGGACTTCTATAAATCAGCAGGAAAGGGACAAAGCTGTCCTAAAACTCTTGAATTGTTCCACAAAATCACGTTCAGCACTCCTAAATGTCAAAAgtagcttttttatttccataatgAAAGACCCTTTACCAACCTAACTTGACGCTGCTCAAAACAGAGCTGGTTACAAGTTGCCCAGGTGTTTCTGAAACAATATTGTAAAGAGACTGACCACATTTCTTGTCCCAGTTACAAGAATCAACAGGTAAGACTTCCCGGGGGAATTAAGGGGTTGCATCAACTTGCCATGCTGTCTTTATTCCTTTCAAAAAGGAATCTTCAGTGATTTTCTTCTGACATTGGGTAGCACCAGCTTTCTACCGTGTGTCCCAGCCAAAGCTGGGAACTGACACACACCTCCCTCTCGCTCTCTGCCCCCCTTTactgctctccctgctgcttccccagAGGGGACTCAGAAGGGCAGGAAATATTTACGTTAGAAATACTGTCCCTTTGGCTTGCCATGCTGCCTGTTTACATTACCCCGCGTTGTAAAAACACGAAGAGGCGCTTAGAGTCAGGTGCAGTTTATTTATACTGGCCTCATGCTGCCTGCGTGTTTCTAATATTCAAAGAGAGAAGTCAAGGCAAAGTTTGTTTGAACTTGGCTG comes from Anser cygnoides isolate HZ-2024a breed goose chromosome 1, Taihu_goose_T2T_genome, whole genome shotgun sequence and encodes:
- the JADE3 gene encoding protein Jade-3 isoform X2, which codes for MKRHRHLSTSDSSDNESPSTSFSSCSKYRSKSKTPANEQKKPAEVFRKDLISAMKLPDSHHVNPDEYYVFADTWKQEWEKGVQVPASPETIPQPSLRVVAEKVKEVLYTRPRKYIHCSSQEPTEPGYINILELAESVCRYDLDDMDIFWLQELNEELTEMGCGPLDENTMEKTIEVLERHCHENMNHAIETEEGLGIEYDEDVICDVCRSPDSEDGNDMVFCDKCNICVHQACYGILKVPEGSWLCRTCVLGIHPQCLLCPKRGGAMKATRTGTKWAHVSCALWIPEVSIACPERMEPITKVSHIPPSRWALVCSLCKLKTGACIQCSVKSCITAFHVTCAFEHSLEMKTILDDGDEVKFKSYCLKHSKNKQNSLPDVDEHPKNMSDQKQTESEKTSLRAQKLRELEEEFYSLVKVEDVAAELGLPKLAVDFIYNYWKLKRKSNFNKPLFPPKEDEENGLVQPKEDSIHTRMRMFMHLRQDLERVRNLCYMVSRREKLKLSHSKVHEQVFNLQVQLINQEIAAGHTLTSALENTLFYPPPRITLKLKMPKSALGDCKNNSLKPGNRPLSPDNNSTVYSKRSVPMSKEPYEIKAKSYSRYQHDSRSNGLLVTAGIGKPRGEAKDSGPVQVPEFHRGQPSGKPLALQAALHGQASIGNGRAQQENSRLAAKSNGLMLGRAGDVSQRDSSSQTPYEQESVLAAHLASQSGFRKSTMEHFSRSFKEATNSLVRTTEDLRCCEKPTRRLATKERLWSKQTLEGAPYQDNDGYCPDLELSDSEAESDENKEQVRLRRSSSERESPSKDFGRDCHSRNKKNMISHGSVQR
- the JADE3 gene encoding protein Jade-3 isoform X1, with translation MKPCSSCPVNRGCVRMKRHRHLSTSDSSDNESPSTSFSSCSKYRSKSKTPANEQKKPAEVFRKDLISAMKLPDSHHVNPDEYYVFADTWKQEWEKGVQVPASPETIPQPSLRVVAEKVKEVLYTRPRKYIHCSSQEPTEPGYINILELAESVCRYDLDDMDIFWLQELNEELTEMGCGPLDENTMEKTIEVLERHCHENMNHAIETEEGLGIEYDEDVICDVCRSPDSEDGNDMVFCDKCNICVHQACYGILKVPEGSWLCRTCVLGIHPQCLLCPKRGGAMKATRTGTKWAHVSCALWIPEVSIACPERMEPITKVSHIPPSRWALVCSLCKLKTGACIQCSVKSCITAFHVTCAFEHSLEMKTILDDGDEVKFKSYCLKHSKNKQNSLPDVDEHPKNMSDQKQTESEKTSLRAQKLRELEEEFYSLVKVEDVAAELGLPKLAVDFIYNYWKLKRKSNFNKPLFPPKEDEENGLVQPKEDSIHTRMRMFMHLRQDLERVRNLCYMVSRREKLKLSHSKVHEQVFNLQVQLINQEIAAGHTLTSALENTLFYPPPRITLKLKMPKSALGDCKNNSLKPGNRPLSPDNNSTVYSKRSVPMSKEPYEIKAKSYSRYQHDSRSNGLLVTAGIGKPRGEAKDSGPVQVPEFHRGQPSGKPLALQAALHGQASIGNGRAQQENSRLAAKSNGLMLGRAGDVSQRDSSSQTPYEQESVLAAHLASQSGFRKSTMEHFSRSFKEATNSLVRTTEDLRCCEKPTRRLATKERLWSKQTLEGAPYQDNDGYCPDLELSDSEAESDENKEQVRLRRSSSERESPSKDFGRDCHSRNKKNMISHGSVQR